Below is a genomic region from Melanotaenia boesemani isolate fMelBoe1 chromosome 19, fMelBoe1.pri, whole genome shotgun sequence.
GTGCATGCATGCAGACAGGTGATAATGAGAAAAAGCAGTTCAAAAACGCAGGTCAGGAGAGAAAAGACTGGGGGGGTCAAGCAGGAGGACAGTTTTCACCATCCCCTGACGCTTCATCTGAGCCGAGGGGACATTCAGTACTTAACCCTTCGAGATCTCTCATCCAACGACCAGGACAGGGGAGAGGGGAAGGTAGGGAGGGAGGAGGCAGCTGTCCCCAAAGGACCCCTACCAATCTAGAAAGGGGTCAAATCAAGTTGAGCATACTCTACTGAGGTGCAgtaaatgattgaatgaataaatgaataaaaaaatgttaaaaatcaccAGCCCCAAGCCAGGCACCATTGTTTTGAACAATCGTGGCTGTTTCTGTGCTTACATTGGTAGGGAAGGGTTGTAAAACGACTCCGTCGTCATGGCGAACTGTTTCCACTCTGTGGGAGAACTGCCTTGGAGTAGAGCCTGTCTCATACATGGACATAGCGCGACCTCCACGTGTTGGATGTCGACCAAAGGGCCCCTGGGGGTGCTGCTGTCCGCTGGGGGTTTGCCATCgcagtgttgtgttttcagtctgcagGGAGCTCAGCTGTGGACAACAAAACAACTTTCAACTCAACCCAAGCTGGGGGCTGGCCTCTTCACAAAAGCTCTGCTCGACATAATAGAGCAAAATACAGATAACCCACCAGGTGAAAGGCAGTTCTGTTAGGCTGAGTTCACCttcatctttgttctttttttggtaTGCCTTCATGATTTTTCTTACAACAAAAAGAATTGTTCCCTGACAAAAGAAATGCTGACACTACATGTTGATAGAAACTCTTGAAGTACGACCCCCAGAGAATTTTCCACTAAGGTTGTTGCCCTTATTTATACTTGATGCATATAGAAACTTCAAGAACAAAAGGGCAGTGAGAAATGTCTCTTAAATGACCTTTTGGTcctgttgtttattattttggctGTCACAGTGTAAATGAACTTCAAAAGAAACCTGTTAGTTTATATTAAAACAGTCAAAGGGTTTTGCCATGATAGTGGTTAAAGCATGGAATGCTGAAAGATGAAGGTAGCAGTTATAGAATCAATAAACCAGCAGGAGGAGACAGTACAGTGTTAATAATCAGCCACaagtaaagagaaagaaactgaAATGTGGAGATGCTGTATATTAAgccttcttctttatttatttatatattgttaCATCATCAAGTGTGTGTGCCTGGTAAAAGGTACCAGAGGGTATGCAAGCAACAAGCAATCCAATGAAGTGGATAAAGATAATTAAAGTTGtgtctgaaagaaaacagaatgaaatagCAAATAAATTATCTTGTGTCGCcacgaaagaaagaaagaattgtAATGCAGAAATATTTTCTACTAGGAAAGTATGACTAGCTGAATAATAGCAGTAGTGAAAGTcgtaaaaatagttaaaaaaatacaacaaggtctttgtatttttttaaataacccgTATTTTGTTGTTAGAAagaaatgctaaataaaaacagtaaaactgttGTGATTCCAGTGGTAATAGCTGGAAAGCACTAAGACATGACTAATTGGGAGATATGCCAGTAATAGTTGTAGACAGAATTGTCACATGCCCTCTGATGGTGGCAGGGATCTAATTCAGTGGCATTTCTGTCCTGATGAATGCTTGCATTCATAACTCCAACGATGCACCACACATTCAAGAAGCAATCACAGCTACATTTaagttgtttataaatgataACTGTGTAGACTTGTGATAATGAATCATTATGTCCTCTGGGGTAACCACTGGTGAACTGGTCCTTCTGACGTATTTGAATATGGGTTTGGATATGTGAATTCATTGTGTTAATTTGGCTTGGTCCAGGGTTTCTCTGCTTTTCAAGGCAGCTATTGCAGTGGTTATCATAGCAACTTATCAGTGAATTCAAACTGAAAcagaagcagttttttttagtcTTAAGTAAATAAGATAAGGGACTTGATCAGCATTAGTTTCCATTGCCTTCATGGTTTGGTTTTTGTCAACACAGCAGAGGAAATAATACTGTTAATAAACTATGTGAATAATATATCTATAATACAGTTTTAAGCCAGTCTTTTAGAGCTCAGCAAgctattaaatacattttagctAGCTAGAACATAGCTAGATGAAATTGGGAtttcaaaaacaaattattagGCAGTTGTTTCAGTAATAAAACTAATGCAACATCAGAAGATATAAATGCAACACATCTAGCACACATTGATCTCTAATTACAATTATCTTAAATATCCATTTACAATCCTCTCATCAAAGTGACATATCTGACAGCATGTATGAGGCTCATTATTTCAAACCAAGAAATTCAGTAGTAAAATTCCCAATATGCCCATCAGCTACCTGTAAGTTAACTGACCTTGCTCTGCATCAAGCGCAGCTCTTCACTCAGATGACAGTTGACTTTGAGAAGCTGCTGTATTTTGGCTTCTGATGCAGTTAGGGCACTCTTCACCTCCATAAACTCCTGTACTGTGATTGGTCCATCCGACAGGTCAGAAGACTCTGagctctgcagaaaaaaaaagaaaaacagaaaaataaaccgAACAGAATAAGGTTAATTTGatcaattctaaaaaaaaaaatgtaaaaatgaagagCGATGCTGACTAAAATAAGTTCCTTAAAAGATCAACCTTGGTCCTTCCATCATTGCAGCTGTCCCCACATATGGCCTCTTGTGCTGGATCTTCATCTGATGCCACACTGTCGTAATCTGGCTGGTCGTTGTCCTGGCTCTCACTGTTATGGCGACTGTCTATTCCTTGAAGGATCAGCTCTACATTCTCTGATGGCAGACCACAAGATAGAAGGATTAAAGGTCAAACAGGAGTGTTGCTACAAATCaatgtttacataaaaatactGACATCTTATTGTTCTTATTTAATGCATCCAAAGTTTGGgaacatttctttatatttaccACTAACAATCTTCTTCGCAAGTAAttatgaaaagacaaaaaaaaaaaaaagactggactAGGGTTTTCTAAAATCTAAAACCTAATGTCCTTTTAATGAAGTCGAAATTCTCcatttttagttaaataaaacgtACTTTCTGTGCCTCATTTGCAACAACCACTCTAGGTTAGCTTGTTTATGCGATAAAGAGGACAACTTTGATTCCAGTACAAGCAAAAGAGAAATGATGtaacacaaaactaaaacacatgAGTAAAGAAATTCAAGATgtgttcaaataaaacattttatacctTTTGGACTCTCGCAGGAATTACCCCACTGCCGTCGCTTTGCATCGGTTAAAATATCGATAACCAGGGTGGCAAATTCGTGGGCACTAAACCTTGCCAGTTTTTGCCGACCCTGAAGAGCAAACGTATCAAAACCCAACTGATTAATTGTCAAAAAtcaactgtttttaaaacaaaggaaGTTTTGATGGAGAGATACACAACAATCACCTGGTTTCTGGTAGAGGAGTACTCAGGATTAACAGGCAGAAACGGCACAACTGTGGTATCTGTCACAAGTGTGCTGTGGTTCTGAGTGGCCAACCAGACTGTTAAAGGGAGAAATATGATGTAacattaaacagaaataaaaatgcaaagccTAGAAATGTTTATATGCAGCtttatgacattattattgttagATACAGACCTGCGTCTGTTTCCCTTCTGTCCACTTCATCATAAACATCCATAGCAAGTTCTTCAAACTGATGGTTACTTAACTACAAAacataaagctgaattaatttTCAAATTTGAGAACAGATGGATAGCAAGTGAATGACAGAATACATACTTAAagtcatagaaaaaaaattataaagggCTCACCGACTGCAGTTTCTTCTTTGCAGCCTTTGCAAACTCTGACAAATCCAGACTGCTATggttggggggaaaaaaaaaaaaaaaaaaaaaagattttttttccctgcttAAAAAAGTCCACGCCAGCAAGTAAGTGGCAAAAGTGACAAAGATACTTACTTATTTCTTATCCATCCAAGGTggcacaagaaaaaaacagaaatgtaacaACACAGTGGATGTCTGCTTAGTTTTGCAATAACACTAATATCTCACTGACTTGGAAGAAGTCGTTTCTTTTAGCAatcttttctattcttctgcAACTTTTGTAATTAtgacacaaaaacatgagaaaagtaATTACCTATCTGCCATCTGAGGAATGATGAAGTGCTGCCCATTTCTGTGATCtataacatgaaaataacaaaacGATTTCCATGGAGGATGTAAACCACACACCAGCTTTTCTTAATGCATCTACAGCACTTACCAGGTCTTCTACCGCAAAGGTAAAATGTTAACCTGTCAGTGAGTTCATACTGAATCTCCACTAGCCTTTCTGCCAGCTCCTGGTGACCAGCTTGTCTGCAGAGAttacacataaaacaaactttCACAGATTTGTTTTTGCAATATTGCTTAAAATACCTCAGGCATTCAAATTAgctttttagtttaaaatgctaaatataaaaataagccTCATTGAGCCGAGTTGGTTTGACAGCTTTATTTCCATTTCCCAGAAGTCTTAAAAGGAAGTCGAAGTTGTACCAGTGTTTTATAGCTAATGCAGAGAGCACAGTGACTATTTACCACTGGTTTTACCCACAATTTGTAAACAGTAATTACTAAGCCCTAAAATTGACCTGGTCTCCAGTCCAGCTTTTTCTAAACTAGTCAAGCTGAGGATGTGATGACGCTTGGGTCTGTCTCTAGTGTTCATTGTACAGCAAAGAATGTTAAGTATTTGAGTCGTCTTGGAAATTATCCCTTTTCCTAGTTTCTAACCAAGCCATATCCAACATTTTCTCTACATGCTATTAGTAACTTTCTGTAGAAAGGGCAGCTCTGCTCCATTAACATATCTGTATATAAATAGAATACATGCATGTGTCAATCTTTAAAGGACATGTATCATTTCCTGTTCCTGTTCCTGCTGAGGTGATGCTTGCAGCTGCACTACTGTTCATACCGTTTTTATAAGTGCTGCAAGTTTGTTATGAATTTTAATGCATTACATAATCCACAAAGCTCAGACATGGGGACAGAAGATGCCTGTGAATTTGgctaaatgtaacaaaaaatatacTTCAGTGCCTCAAAACAGGATATTTCTATTACTTTAAATTGGAATTTGTTCACATTAACATAAATGAATATGATAAATATCTGACAGACATATAatcagggagagaaaaaaaagacattgtcaagtgttaaagttaaaaagtttgCCACAGTTTACCTTGCATAATCAATAGGAGTCTTTCCACTGGAGTCCAGAGCTCCAGGATCAGCTCCATAAACTGCCAACAGCTCTGCTTGCAGCACTTGACCTGCTTTTGCTGCTATGTGCAGTGGTGTGTTTCCTTTCTCCTGGTATCCAAATAACAAGATGTTTCAGTTTTAACATTACAAGAACTTAAAACAAggttaaaattatgttttgctCCAAAAAGACTCACAGGATGGAAGAAGTTGGCCTGTGCTCCTAAAGACAGGAGTCTGAGGCAGGTCTCCAGGTTCCCTGTCCGAACACTGGAATGAAGTtgctaaaagaaaatcaaaaaggtattttagttttttgggATTTGAATTCAAATGTGAGGTCCACACTTCCAGAGTTGGCTTTATGATATACACTTACCCAGAACTGTGACATTATGTATATGAACTGAGTTTGCATGCTTTTAAATGTCCAATAGTTTCATATAATGAACACAGAATTTAGAGAATCCAAGATGTTAAATCACTGCAGGCCTCAAAGAGAGGCAACAAAGAGAGCGCAAGCATGACCAATATGACTGCAGTGTCACAGGAATAATGTTAGCCATCAATCTATAAACAGGGGAAAAACATTCATGACATTTACAGGAAATTGATAGATATgaaggttttaaaaaagaaaagaaactgcagtGTTCTGTCAAAACCAAACTTTTTGTCTCATGACACCATTACTTTCTGTTTATTATCCACAGCTGCTTTTttccaaaaatgtattttaatgaattaaattaaaatgtaaaatactttattaagcccagagggaaattgtaaTGAGATGTTATTTCTACAACTAATAATTTAAATGCtcaatttacataaaaacaaacaccacaACTTCCCACCTTGCTGAGGTCTTTCGCGGTTACACTATCATCCTCCCGACAGGGCATCCGATGGACATACGCCAACATCTGATACTTTGCCTTGATGAATTCTGTCTTGCTGGGACTGAAAACAACAAAGGTGTCACATTTAAAACCAAGGACAAAAATAACTACAACACTATTTCTATTTTCAGGTGCTTATTCTGCCATAAAATTTGATATTTGTGATTCAAATAAATAGTATTGTCTAAACAACCTTCACTGAATTTGTGAAACTTTTGTGGGAGTGTAATTTGTCCACTACACAATACACCATATCATAATACCACAAAGCTGAATGTTTGACACTTTTGTCAACAACCCAAATGGAcatttgcagtttttaaatCGACCCATAAAACCGTGTAAATCCTTCACTGTCTCAATACAAGCGTTATTTGTGGTTTATTTCACACAACTAGCAagaaggctatttaaaaaaacctTTAATTGTCCGATGTTAGATTCCTTCCTTGTTTTGTTATTGAAGCAGTTGTAATGTTTACATTTGTGCCATAAGCAACACTCATCccagcaaatttaaaaaaaacttcctccAGGAACTAATTTTAGTCTTGGTTCCTCCAATTGAAATGAATGCTTAGTTCTTAAGTTGCTTAAAAGGTTGTCAATTCTCTGGGACGTTCCTGCAGTTCCTGTTGTGTTAAATCTCAATGTATCAGCTCTGCTATagcttatattatattatattatattatattatattatattatattatattatattatggaTGTTCAGGGAATCAGTGATAGTCATGATGtaattataaaacaattatagatgcatctttttttctctgtgtgattACTTGATAACTTTCCAAGTGGAAACGTCTAACattgtttttcatatttgtcGTGATAAACAATGACGAAGAAAACTCTACCACATCTGAGCAAAACACTGAGCTGCAGCAAATGTATTGGTTATGTTTACCCATTATGCCCTCTAATGAACCCACAATGTCTTTATGTTGTAGTTTGCTTCCTGTGTTTGGTTCATTTGAAGTGAACCAAGAGCTGTGTTAGTAGGCGGACCAGAGTTTGATTCTATGATTCGCATCAGAGTTTGTTTGCGCATTCATACCTCCCCAAACAAGCTGGATGTTCCTAAGCAAATAAAGCCACCCATAGAAGAAGCCACACActagcttttaatgcagaaaagtgCCAGTTGAATTTCAGCTCAGTCATCATGTTTATTGTACGCCATAAACTGTCAGTGTGCCGCACTTACACAATTTCAAGTTTCCCCTTTTAGAATTCTCAACATTatgttaacagtttaaaaatgcatttgtacATTGATTCTGAATCTCTGCACTGCAGATTTAGTTTTAGATTTACATGTCAAGTGACTGAGTAAAATGTCTGATCTTGCTGAGACTGAACCAAAATGAGTCATGGTTATGGTACAGAGCCTTAAATAGACATGTTCACTGACCTTAACAAGAAAAATCAATGTTGTCAACCGAGTTTTATACAAAGTGCAAGCAAGCATACTGAAATCAGCAGTGACATataaaaatccttaaaaaataaataaataaatatataaacatatataacaACTTACTGAACTCTGTCCTGTGGGTTGGCTTTGCGTTTCCCACTCACTGAAGAGGAAGGATCCAGAAGACTATGTTCCCAAATGGAATTTGCTCCATTACCATACAATGTTTGGACCATCTAGAACAAGAAACCACATGTAAAGCTCAAATagttaaaatacatttacacaTTGTACCTTGATGTCTGTGTAGTCTCTGGGTTATACTAGTAaaatatgagatttttttaacgGATTCCAATCATTTGCATGTGGATAAATGGTTTGTGGAGGTTGTGTTTACCCCACCTGGAGCTGAGACGGTGGCCATGGAGAATGAGTCAGATGTCGGACTTGAGAGCTGTGTCGCCCAAGACCTCGATGGATGCTGCAGCACTCATCGCAGATCAACACACCCCTGTTAACAGAGGCCCAGCGTGGCTCTGAAACGCAAATGCAATGTTAGTTATACTGTCAGCTTTGCATATATGTAAACACATCATAAAATTCAATCGTTTATCTACTCCAGCCAGACGAAAATATTTGCTCACAGGTTACATGCTTCTCTGTGTGTTCAACTTCCCGCaatcataaattaaacaaacattatGCAACGTTATTTATCAGTAAGGTAATAAGAATAAGTAATCTTAATCATAATCCTGCGAGCTAGCAAATTTATCTAATTATGCTAAATAGACGTAGCTGTATAACCCTCATTTGATTTAAGCAAATAGTTTCTGAATTGGATGAGTTAATGTAACCATAGAGATACGacttaatttaattgaatttgttTCTACAAGCATAACATGGACAGCTCTAACAATTACGTATATCGCTTACTGCTAATGAGTTGTTAACGTTGGTTAATGTTATCTAGGTTAGCTAACCGGACATAGCAATAAGTTGTGTAGTATAGGCTAGCTAGTTAGCTAGGTAGCTAACGTTAACGTTAGCTTGCTTGGCATCGTACCCGGAGCGCTGCAATCAGCGCAGACCTCTCTGCTTCGCACTCGCTTTGACATCCTTCGATTGAAATCCTCAGGATCCGGCAATACTTTTAAAGATATATTAcaatacagacacacaaaaaccagACAGAGTAGTCTGTCTCGGTAGATTGTATTAGCACTTCTACCAGGCGAAGGAACTGTCTGTCTGCCCTCCCCTCCTACTGTTGAACAAAGCAATGTCTCATTCCAATATTCACTTTACCTTATCGGCGCTCCCTTGTCCGCTTCCTCCCTTGTTTCCTTCGACATCTATTTTCTGCCAATCCacaagttcaaataaaaaatatatgaaaatagttaaaagttaagttaaattATGAAGATCTGTAGCTATTTGtatataattaaatgaaaacgcCCCACTTGCTGGAGAAAGgaaattatagttttttttaacctcactATTTTAATCTGGCAACTGAGACCTCCACAAAAATAAGAGACCATTTTAATCCAAATTTCAATAAAGTCCATCAGATTTACAGTCGTAGTAAATTATTTCATGAAAATTACTTTGCTCATTGGGTAACTATTGCCTACAATTGATACAAGAAGTCTACACACTTCTGTCAAAATATCAGGTTATTGTGATGTTAAAAGTGAATGCaatcccatttaaaaaaaactgttggggggaaaaaactttctaaaaaatgaaatgtaccaggcctgaccagcattcTCCCCCACTATCTGAGCCAGCAACCAGGTGGTGATTCATTGACAGCCCCGCCCCTTTCTttacccgagtgtccaagacatgcattgagggatgccgtcaaactgaaaggagtcctattgggcatttttggcctgtgggactcagGAGGCAGCtaatgggtatcggcaggctaagagGAAGACAGCTTCAGCAGTCGCTGAGGCAAAAACTTGGTCATGGGAGGATTTTGGAGAGGCCATAGACAATGGCTTGCAGACAGCTTCGAgtagattctggtccaccatccagtggctcaggagggggaagcagagCTCAGTCTGGACATTGTGGGTTGGTGGAGGAAGTACTTCAatgacctcctcaatcccatgACACATCTTCCACTGAAGAAGCGTCAGGGGACCCTGGCatgggctctcctatctctgagTCTGAGGGCacagaggtggttaaaaagctcctcagtggcagggtcccgggggtggatgagatcCACCTGGAGTTTCTTaaggctctagatgctgtaggaCTGTTTTtgttgacatgcctctgcagcattgcatggACATCAGGGAAAGTTCCcatggactggcagactggggtggtggttcccctcttcaaaaagggggatcggagggtgtgctccatcTACAGGAGGAACACATTTCTCaacctccctggtaaggtctattcaggggtcctggagaggagggtctgtttGATAGTTGAACCTTGGATTGAaaaggagcagtgtggtttttgtcccagttgtgaaacagtggaccagctctatacCCTCTTCAGGGTGTTGGAGGGGTCATGGGAatttgctcaaccaatctacatgtgctttgtggacttggagaagccgttcgaccatgtcccccagggactcctgtggggggtgctccaggagtatggagtgccggacccccttgtacaagctgtctggtccctgaatgactggtgccagagcttgatccagtaaatcagatttgcttccagtgagggttggacccTGCCAAGGCTGCTCTTTGTCTCCGATTCTGTTAAAaatttttatggacagaattccTAGGttcagccgaggtgttgagggtaTCTGGTATGGttgcctcaggattgggtctctgcttgttgcagatgatgtggttctgttggcttcattgggctgtgatttttagcttttgttagagcgattcacagccgagtgtgaagtggcggggatgagaatcagcacctccaaatccaaaaCCATGGTTCttagctggaaaagggtggagtgcaggtcgggaatgaggtccaGCCCTAAGTGGAGAATTTTATGTATCtaagggtcttgttcacaagtgagagaaggatggagtgggagatcaaCAGGTGTATCGATGCAGAGTTtacagtgatgcagactctgcatcggtctgtcatagtgaaggaggagctgagccaaaaggcaaagctcttgatctacattcctactctcacctatggtcacgagctgtagGAAGTGACCGAAAAAAcgagatcgcaaatacaagtggCCAAAGTTAGTtctctctgcagggtggccgggctctcccttagagacagggtgagaagcCTGGTTATCCAGGAgcggctcagagtagagtcactgctcctccacatcgaaaggagccagatgaagtggcATTTGGTCAGAATGCATCCCTGGTGAGGTGTACCAGGCACGTCCCACGTGGAGGAGACCCAAGGGATGACCCAGGACATgttggatggactacatctcttggctggcctgggatccacccggatgagctggcaaatgtggctggggagagggaagtctgggtttccctgtttaggcagctgcccctgcgacccgatTCCAGATAAGCGGTagaaaaaggatggatggaaggaaagTTCAGCCATCTTTGTAAGATATTCCTGACATTTAATCAGTAAAATATAGTAAATGGCTATAGCAAAAGGCATGGTCGCAGACAAAGGATGAAAGGGATATCATTGTTGAAATTCCATAAAGGAACAtttggtgaaaaataaaaaaaataaaaaataaaaaaaaagcatcacctAAAAACACTATACCTACAGTGTAACATAGTAGTGGAAGTATCATGCTTGGGGGTTGCTTTTCTTCATTTGGAACTGGAGCTTCAATCAAGGTTGAGGGAATCATGAACAGTTCAAAATACCAGTCACTTTAGGTCCAAAGCCTTCAGCTGAAATGATCATAAGCATAGAGCCAATCCATTGCTGGCGATGTATTCAaaatagagatgtgacgttcatgagaGAATCAATTGTTTTGaacagctcttttaaatgaacagtgGGAACcaagtcacagctgtgagccattcatttctgagccattctgtttatttacaaaTTTTCCACCTTGCCTTCACGTGTCACGTGTGTGCAATCATATGATtctgatgtccaacatgctccattcacagaaaatgttgtttggaaacaaatactgtgagatTTAtccaaaatgtttacaaaaatttcCACTGGTGTCACtcaagtctttttattttattttttttcatatatatatatatacacacacgcatatatacatatatatatatatatatatatatatatattgcaagGACCCCTCTCGGAGACAAGAGATAGTTTAACATGCTTTATTCGACATATACAAACAGAAGGAGTTGTCTTACTGCCTTTAGCGAAGCAGTAGACAAAATTCAAAAACCGCAGAACCGGGAAGAGTGAAAGGAAGAGTCCAAGTTTGCGCAAACGAGGTCCGACAAGGAGTGAACTTGGTGCTGGGGTTTATATAGCAGGGTGAGTTAATAGGACACAGGTGTGGGTAATATAAATCTGGGGAGTGACTGGAACAGGTTTAAATGATCTGCAATCTGTAGAGTGCAAAGGGTGTTGTAGACCCAACTAAATCTGGTGTGGATGTAAcaatataacatatatatatctttatttgctattttcatatactgaattttttttctttactaaaaatgaaaattgtttGACATGGACGTTAATTTTAACCTTTTCATTGAGCTACAACGCTTTTTGGTGAGGGAAATCCAAAATAGTGATCTCAATGTCAAAGCATGGAGATGTAGAGCCACCTTATGGACTGATTACAATGAAAACCAAAgtcaaatgaaattaaatcaatGATTCTATTTAAAATCTTACCTTATATAACTGTTACAAGTTACAATTTTCTTGATAAAAATAGTTACCCCTGACtgaattctaaataaataaatgaataactaaGAACGAGCCATTCTCAAacggctctttgaaaggaacaggTCCTTAAGATGTGGTTTACTAATAAAATAGAATTACCCTGATGGGGAAAACACTTTAATTCTTGTTATTTTACCAGGAGGGCAGTGAGTGCCTGGGTGTCAATATTTGGTCCCTTTGGGCTTCACACAGACTATGAAATTTGCAATactaatattttatgttttttttttttgtgataatttatgtttaatttttagctgtcattatttctttatttttgtttttattatttctgtcttttatggTCCATTTTGATAGTTTTGTAATTATATGAAAATTTTCCTCTACATTTTATGTCTTATTTTTGTTCCTTTGTATCTGTACTTGAtcatac
It encodes:
- the git2b gene encoding ARF GTPase-activating protein GIT2b isoform X1, with protein sequence MSKRVRSREVCADCSAPEPRWASVNRGVLICDECCSIHRGLGRHSSQVRHLTHSPWPPSQLQMVQTLYGNGANSIWEHSLLDPSSSVSGKRKANPQDRVHPSKTEFIKAKYQMLAYVHRMPCREDDSVTAKDLSKQLHSSVRTGNLETCLRLLSLGAQANFFHPEKGNTPLHIAAKAGQVLQAELLAVYGADPGALDSSGKTPIDYARQAGHQELAERLVEIQYELTDRLTFYLCGRRPDHRNGQHFIIPQMADRNNSLDLSEFAKAAKKKLQSLSNHQFEELAMDVYDEVDRRETDAVWLATQNHSTLVTDTTVVPFLPVNPEYSSTRNQGRQKLARFSAHEFATLVIDILTDAKRRQWGNSCESPKENVELILQGIDSRHNSESQDNDQPDYDSVASDEDPAQEAICGDSCNDGRTKSSESSDLSDGPITVQEFMEVKSALTASEAKIQQLLKVNCHLSEELRLMQSKLSSLQTENTTLRWQTPSGQQHPQGPFGRHPTRGGRAMSMYETGSTPRQFSHRVETVRHDDGVVLQPFPTNIGRGPLGTAASSLPTFPSPLSWSLDERSRRGCSLGGQSTMLENDYDTTPNHSELEETGSPLTTSKAAEPAEEGEEDATLPCTEDVICKTEQITKNIQELLRAAQETKHESFLPCSEKICMAVTEMAALFPKRPSSETVRSSLYLLTSSASRLHGECQKAAGHNPCPPDIQLVTQQVIQCAYDIAKAAKQLVTVTTKENNN
- the git2b gene encoding ARF GTPase-activating protein GIT2b isoform X2; its protein translation is MSKRVRSREVCADCSAPEPRWASVNRGVLICDECCSIHRGLGRHSSQVRHLTHSPWPPSQLQMVQTLYGNGANSIWEHSLLDPSSSVSGKRKANPQDRVHPSKTEFIKAKYQMLAYVHRMPCREDDSVTAKDLSKQLHSSVRTGNLETCLRLLSLGAQANFFHPEKGNTPLHIAAKAGQVLQAELLAVYGADPGALDSSGKTPIDYARQAGHQELAERLVEIQYELTDRLTFYLCGRRPDHRNGQHFIIPQMADRNNLDLSEFAKAAKKKLQSLSNHQFEELAMDVYDEVDRRETDAVWLATQNHSTLVTDTTVVPFLPVNPEYSSTRNQGRQKLARFSAHEFATLVIDILTDAKRRQWGNSCESPKENVELILQGIDSRHNSESQDNDQPDYDSVASDEDPAQEAICGDSCNDGRTKSSESSDLSDGPITVQEFMEVKSALTASEAKIQQLLKVNCHLSEELRLMQSKLSSLQTENTTLRWQTPSGQQHPQGPFGRHPTRGGRAMSMYETGSTPRQFSHRVETVRHDDGVVLQPFPTNIGRGPLGTAASSLPTFPSPLSWSLDERSRRGCSLGGQSTMLENDYDTTPNHSELEETGSPLTTSKAAEPAEEGEEDATLPCTEDVICKTEQITKNIQELLRAAQETKHESFLPCSEKICMAVTEMAALFPKRPSSETVRSSLYLLTSSASRLHGECQKAAGHNPCPPDIQLVTQQVIQCAYDIAKAAKQLVTVTTKENNN
- the git2b gene encoding ARF GTPase-activating protein GIT2b isoform X4; its protein translation is MSKRVRSREVCADCSAPEPRWASVNRGVLICDECCSIHRGLGRHSSQVRHLTHSPWPPSQLQMVQTLYGNGANSIWEHSLLDPSSSVSGKRKANPQDRVHPSKTEFIKAKYQMLAYVHRMPCREDDSVTAKDLSKQLHSSVRTGNLETCLRLLSLGAQANFFHPEKGNTPLHIAAKAGQVLQAELLAVYGADPGALDSSGKTPIDYARQAGHQELAERLVEIQYELTDRLTFYLCGRRPDHRNGQHFIIPQMADSLDLSEFAKAAKKKLQSLSNHQFEELAMDVYDEVDRRETDAVWLATQNHSTLVTDTTVVPFLPVNPEYSSTRNQGRQKLARFSAHEFATLVIDILTDAKRRQWGNSCESPKENVELILQGIDSRHNSESQDNDQPDYDSVASDEDPAQEAICGDSCNDGRTKSSESSDLSDGPITVQEFMEVKSALTASEAKIQQLLKVNCHLSEELRLMQSKLSSLQTENTTLRWQTPSGQQHPQGPFGRHPTRGGRAMSMYETGSTPRQFSHRVETVRHDDGVVLQPFPTNIGRGPLGTAASSLPTFPSPLSWSLDERSRRGCSLGGQSTMLENDYDTTPNHSELEETGSPLTTSKAAEPAEEGEEDATLPCTEDVICKTEQITKNIQELLRAAQETKHESFLPCSEKICMAVTEMAALFPKRPSSETVRSSLYLLTSSASRLHGECQKAAGHNPCPPDIQLVTQQVIQCAYDIAKAAKQLVTVTTKENNN